Proteins from a genomic interval of Paenibacillus sp. FSL R5-0623:
- a CDS encoding GNAT family N-acetyltransferase, which yields MNEGRKQETYTIRNIQRDEADLYWPLRLEALKTHPEAFGASFELSIQLPMSEVQERIHNEPDDYILGAYTTEGTLAGMMGFKREHGLKLRHKGMIWGVYVAPPYRGSGLASRLLREVLDRGRHLEGIKQINLSVVTTNESARRLYERYGFEVYGIERNALEVHGQGYDEAHMNYFYTEHSTLNENITAGGVL from the coding sequence ATGAATGAAGGCCGAAAGCAAGAGACCTATACCATTCGCAATATTCAGCGGGATGAAGCAGACCTCTACTGGCCTTTGCGACTGGAAGCACTGAAAACACATCCTGAAGCCTTCGGGGCTTCGTTCGAGTTGTCCATCCAACTCCCCATGAGTGAAGTGCAGGAGCGCATACATAATGAACCGGATGATTATATTCTGGGAGCATACACAACAGAAGGAACACTGGCGGGAATGATGGGTTTCAAAAGGGAACATGGCCTAAAGCTCAGGCACAAAGGCATGATCTGGGGCGTCTATGTTGCTCCGCCATATCGGGGAAGTGGGCTGGCTTCGCGTTTGCTCCGCGAGGTGCTGGATCGGGGAAGACATCTGGAAGGTATCAAGCAGATTAATCTGAGTGTAGTGACAACAAATGAATCAGCCCGACGTTTATACGAGCGATATGGATTTGAAGTTTATGGCATCGAGCGTAACGCACTGGAAGTCCATGGTCAGGGATATGATGAGGCGCATATGAATTACTTTTATACGGAGCATTCAACATTGAATGAAAATATCACAGCAGGAGGGGTTCTATGA
- a CDS encoding serine/threonine protein kinase, with protein MTDHIELEIDGVSFVLKESHSFDWLQPLGKVFRVFDQQDSGNLSFGIVQRDGKRLFVKYAGAHTIHANHTGSPPEAIRNLKSSVSVYEDLAHDTLIRLTDHFATDEGYACVFDWVDGECLHSHWYFPPPAKYEDPRSPYYRFRQLPVETRIRAMEEILDFHIEVERRGYVAVDLYDGSLIYDFDRNFMKICDIDLYRKGSFTNTMGRMWGSSRFMSPEEFELGAPIDVVTNVFNMGATAFALLGGEKDRSYERWDAGEALYQVVIRAVSADRSQRYATIAELGEAWEQATVQGQ; from the coding sequence ATGACAGATCATATTGAACTTGAGATCGACGGTGTTTCCTTTGTCTTAAAAGAGTCTCATTCTTTCGATTGGTTACAGCCCTTGGGTAAGGTTTTTCGCGTATTCGATCAGCAGGATTCAGGGAATCTCTCTTTTGGTATTGTGCAAAGGGATGGAAAGCGATTGTTCGTTAAATATGCGGGAGCACATACGATTCATGCGAATCATACGGGAAGTCCCCCGGAAGCCATTCGTAATCTGAAATCATCTGTTTCCGTATACGAAGATTTGGCGCATGACACGTTGATTCGACTAACGGATCATTTTGCAACGGATGAGGGTTATGCCTGTGTATTCGACTGGGTGGATGGGGAGTGTCTGCACTCCCATTGGTATTTCCCACCTCCGGCCAAGTATGAAGATCCGCGTTCGCCCTATTATCGGTTCAGACAGCTTCCAGTGGAGACACGCATTCGAGCGATGGAGGAGATTCTGGATTTTCATATCGAGGTGGAACGAAGAGGTTATGTGGCTGTAGATCTGTATGATGGCAGTCTGATCTATGACTTTGACAGAAACTTTATGAAAATTTGTGATATCGACTTGTATCGGAAGGGCTCTTTTACCAATACCATGGGGCGAATGTGGGGATCTTCCCGTTTTATGTCTCCCGAAGAGTTTGAGCTAGGCGCGCCCATAGATGTGGTTACCAATGTATTCAACATGGGGGCAACGGCTTTTGCGTTGCTTGGCGGGGAGAAAGATCGTTCCTATGAGAGATGGGATGCCGGAGAAGCATTGTATCAGGTTGTGATACGTGCAGTCAGTGCTGATCGGTCCCAGCGGTACGCAACGATTGCGGAACTTGGTGAGGCCTGGGAACAAGCTACCGTGCAAGGTCAATGA
- a CDS encoding GNAT family N-acetyltransferase, which translates to MVPKSNLSPMAMLKIQVSTLYIINEQQRLLSINEPGGGQAPALFIGMTSAGSLIYYHEQFPPDLMDELSKDCELPLDIPKLIRKVETFEPVNHVWMGPVYAFPEISDEWNQKVQLIGQEQRYLLAEHFSELTDHLHEKSPVAAYVIGDSAVAVCCSARVSLHGAEASLYTAPGYRGHGYAAETVKCWQYYVKERGRMPIYSTSWDNLASQHVARKLGLIQFGVDFSITTVDLRKDCDV; encoded by the coding sequence ATGGTTCCAAAATCTAACCTGTCGCCTATGGCAATGTTGAAAATACAGGTGAGCACGTTATATATAATCAATGAGCAGCAGCGTCTATTAAGCATTAACGAGCCGGGTGGTGGACAGGCTCCAGCCCTTTTTATCGGCATGACTTCTGCCGGTTCACTGATCTATTACCATGAGCAGTTCCCGCCTGATCTAATGGATGAGTTGAGTAAGGATTGCGAGCTTCCATTGGATATTCCGAAACTGATTCGAAAGGTGGAAACCTTTGAGCCAGTTAACCATGTGTGGATGGGACCCGTCTATGCTTTTCCTGAGATATCTGATGAGTGGAATCAGAAGGTTCAGTTGATTGGTCAGGAGCAACGTTATTTGTTGGCAGAGCATTTCTCTGAATTAACAGATCATTTGCATGAAAAAAGCCCTGTTGCCGCTTATGTTATTGGTGATTCTGCTGTGGCAGTGTGCTGCTCCGCAAGGGTTTCCCTTCATGGTGCAGAGGCGAGCCTGTATACGGCACCCGGTTATAGAGGACATGGATATGCAGCGGAAACGGTAAAGTGCTGGCAGTATTATGTCAAGGAGCGTGGACGCATGCCAATCTACAGTACATCTTGGGATAATCTCGCTTCACAGCATGTTGCCCGTAAACTCGGATTAATCCAGTTCGGTGTGGATTTCAGTATCACAACTGTGGATTTGAGGAAGGACTGTGATGTCTGA